A genomic segment from Euleptes europaea isolate rEulEur1 chromosome 15, rEulEur1.hap1, whole genome shotgun sequence encodes:
- the FAIM gene encoding fas apoptotic inhibitory molecule 1, with product MADLVAVWEVALSDGVHKIEFEHGTTSGKRVVYIDGKEIMRKEWMFKLVGKETFTVGEAKTKATINIDAVSGFAYEYTLEINGKSLKKYMENRSKTTNTWVLTLDGADCRIVLEKDTMDIWCNGKKMETAGEFVEDGTETHFSIGNHDCCIKAVSSGKRKEGIIHTLIVNDREIPEALE from the exons ATGGCTGATTTAGTGGCTGTCTGGGAAGTTGCTTTAAGTGATGGTGTTCACAAGATTGAATTTGAACATGGGACCACATCTGGCAAACGTGTTGTGTATATAGATGGAAAG gaaATAATGAGAAAAGAATGGATGTTCAAACTGGTAGGAAAAGAGACATTTACTGTTGGGGAGGCCAAGACAAAAGCTACAATTAACATTGATGCAGTCAGTGGCTTTGCATATGAATATACCTTGGAAATCAATGGAAAGAGCCTTAAGAAGTACATGGAAAATAGATCAAAGACCACAAACACTTGGGTGTTAACCCTGGATGGTGCTGACTGTAGGATCGTGTTAG AGAAAGACACAATGGACATCTGGTGCAATGGTAAAAAAATGGAAACAGCG ggTGAATTCGTAGAAGATGGGACAGAAACCCATTTCAGTATTGGAAACCATGATTGTTGCATTAAAGCCGTTAGTAGTGGGAAGAGAAAAGAAGGAATTATTCATACTCTTATTGTTAATGACAGAGAAATCCCAGAAGCTTTGGAATAA
- the PARP9 gene encoding protein mono-ADP-ribosyltransferase PARP9 has product MGNMMKLMASSSETTEKNTVENGMSMDEEILTVPISNDLYAILKRRENYLCSLLQKKFGCITILKSKRNPTEVYRKNLKEGIEVSVLFDDLTRHEADALVNPANEKLYHFGGLAFALLKAGGPEIEEQCKSFIEKNGPLRAGQIAVTSGGRLPCKQVIHIVSPRWSKDQREQCCLKLETALINILKYVNAPENHIKSVAIPALSSGFFNFPLDLCTQVVVQTIKNFIQLAPLFGYLQEIHLVTTDEATVEIMKRACEELLGGNELVVVRGASDSITVNNLCLQIKKGNIENQQTAIIINSVIVPDDLSQGTISRAILEKAGPPLREQFLAELKKLPADCPKLVCTKGYNIACEFVVHVIWPSHEGNTQQKLKAAVSKSLLKTQEQQFSSISFPPLGIEDFHLPKDEVAHIMVEQIICFAQEHPGEKPDVNIVIPPEDDDAYEAFCTKIMSIKNKLEEKIDCCSMDAMEIQTDIQANASSEKNGPFVELIGRSHEALEEAELWLKNIMQVEDTNQIVIRNYSHLNLSQSQPVELSHLQQHFGITILESLTREGSALEIEGSPQAVIDATFAIEFMLQNTADQNTADQECLKADGHLGNDPHQEGCREMASKYCHQVIPIESYLQEFKNKEKQLEKSGLRVLKIEKIYNPVLESAFQRIKRKIEGKNSGRPVTHRLYHRVPAQYCSLVCKTGFQTTYSSSHDQKYGAGIYFNKNPKNLVADTREKCEMDHLICAFEAEVVTGLYTRGNRSYVVPPLINASGMKLYDSVVDDIHNPDIFVIFNKEQALPLYLLTCSLIWNPGQKTDLESSAQKI; this is encoded by the exons ATGGGGAACATGATGAAACTGATG GCTTCCAGTTCTGAGACAACTGAAAAGAATACAG TAGAAAATGGCATGTctatggatgaagaaatcttaaCAGTCCCCATCAGCAACGACCTTTATGCGATTCTTAAGAGAAGAGAGAACTACCTATGCAGTCTGCTTCAAAAGAAGTTTGGTTGCATAACTATCCTTAAAAGTAAAAGGAACCCCACTGAAGTTTATAGGAAGAACTTGAAAGAAGGAATTGAAGTTTCGGTCTTGTTCGATGACCTGACCAGGCACGAAGCCGACGCTTTGGTAAATCCAGCCAATGAAAAACTGTATCATTTTGGAGGCCTTGCATTTGCCCTTCTGAAAGCCGGCGGGCCAGAAATTGAAGAGCAGTGCAAGAGTTTCATTGAGAAGAACGGACCTCTCCGTGCTGGCCAGATTGCAGTCACTAGTGGAGGACGACTCCCTTGCAAGCAAGTAATCCATATAGTAAGCCCAAGGTGGTCCAAAGACCAACGGGAGCAATGTTGCCTCAAACTTGAAACAGCCCTTATAAATATTCTGAAATATGTTAATGCGCCAGAAAACCATATCAAGTCTGTGGCCATTCCTGCACTGAGCTCAGGATTCTTCAACTTCCCGCTGGACTTATGCACTCAAGTGGTTGTCCAGACTATAAAGAATTTTATTCAGCTAGCCCCGTTATTTGGCTACTTGCAAGAAATCCACCTTGTGACCACTGATGAGGCCACGGTTGAAATCATGAAAAGGGCTTGTGAAGAGCTGCTTGGTGGTAATGAGCTCGTGGTAGTGAGGGGAGCATCAGATTCCATCACGGTGAACAATCTCTGCctacagatcaagaaagggaatATAGAAAATCAGCAA ACTGCCATTATTATCAACTCTGTGATTGTGCCAGATGATCTTTCACAAGGAACCATTTCAAGAGCAATTCTGGAAAAAGCAGGTCCACCTTTGCGGGAGCAATTTCTTGCTGAATTAAAGAAACTTCCAGCAGATTGCCCCAAACTGGTATGCACCAAAGGATACAACATTGCCTGTGAGTTTGTGGTCCATGTAATATGGCCGTCTCATGAGGGCAACACACAGCAG AAACTAAAAGCAGCAGTTTCTAAAAGTCTTCTCAAGACTCAAGAGcagcagttttcctccatttcttttcctccccttgGGATTGAAGATTTTCATTTACCAAAGGATGAAGTGGCACATATTATGGTAGAGCAAATAATATGCTTTGCACAGGAACATCCAGGGGAAAAGCCAGATGTCAATATTGTAATTCCACCTGAAGATGATGATGCTTATGAG gctttctgCACCAAGATTATGTCAATCAAAAACAAGCTGGAAGAAAAAATTGACTGTTGCAGTATGGATGCTATGG AGATACAGACTGACATTCAAGCCAATGCAAGTTCTGAAAAAAATGGGCCATTTGTAGAACTCATTGGACGCAGTCATGAAGCCCTGGAGGAAGCGGAACTGTGGCTCAAGAACATAATGCAGGTTGAGGACACGAACCAAATTGTTATAAGAAATTACAGCCATCTAAACCTTAGCCAAAGTCAGCCTGTGGAACTGTCCCATCTGCAACAGCATTTTGGTATCACCATATTGGAGAGTTTGACTAGAGAGGGGTCAGCATTAGAGATCGAAGGTTCCCCCCAAGCTGTGATTGATGCAACATTCGCCATTGAATTCATGCTACAGAATACAGCTGACCAGAATACAGCTGACCAAGAGTGCCTGAAGGCAGATG GACATTTGGGAAATGATCCTCATCAGGAAGGGTGCAGAGAGATGGCAAGCAAATACTGTCACCAAGTCATTCCAATAGAGTCGTATCTCCAAGAattcaaaaacaaagaaaaacagcttGAAAAATCTGGTCTCCGTGTTCTCAAG ATAGAGAAAATATATAATCCTGTTTTAGAATCTGCTTTCCAAAGGattaaaagaaaaatagaagGAAAAAATAGTGGAAGGCCAGTTACCCATAGGTTATACCATCGTGTTCCAGCTCAATATTGCAGTCTGGTCTGCAAAACTGGATTTCAGACAACCTACTCATCTTCACATG ACCAAAAGTATGGAGCTGGCATCTACTTTAACAAGAATCCCAAGAACCTAGTGGCAGATACCAGGGAAAAGTGTGAAATGGACCACCTGATCTGTGCATTTGAGGCAGAGGTTGTAACAGGCTTATACACTAGGGGCAATCGAAGCTATGTAGTACCACCATTAATTAATGCAAGTGGAATGAAACTCTATGACAGTGTAGTTGATGATATTCATAACCCTGACATCTTTGTCATTTTTAATAAGGAACAGGCTCTGCCACTGTATTTGTTGACTTGTTCCCTGATTTGGAATCCAGGGCAGAAGACAGATTTGGAGTCATCAGCCCAGAAAATATGA